One segment of Daphnia magna isolate NIES linkage group LG2, ASM2063170v1.1, whole genome shotgun sequence DNA contains the following:
- the LOC116916979 gene encoding protein dispatched homolog 1, which translates to MNCYGRILSSYPAGVVSAVATLSIACLIVVFTLHSVPDFSDPQLGFECRGTVLSRRAVAWENLLRASQRAGPLSINPLESTGTSASSSLKSNEAPRKKNKMKAQQRTNSTSGGSIASVEATSSWGAVRTRSNSLEDDGRETNKAKTNKVWETKRQQQKASQVHPFEVLRGHGTSKDAIANHSHFQWGETVTRSPAHPVRHKPMWSQLQQLGTAGFLRSDEDDREEGEEEETKKPQNPSRNSFYFCDQPHGEYAHVIFASAGEQNRSLWNVESIQSMCRLDELMRSSPLFPTVCQQPAHQQSAHHQCCPSWTLGHYVALMRNRSSCSDIDAADVTIVFNILESCSRHYHGLQLSPNCDSIVQEGSSWPNTGDCGEDVPEICTRHNAVYHIFHYLTDAEFLVGGNQHLRYAAVFLPVARSTALLPYFDWLDSHDEFWPLADNYTVAVAMDFGLKESLFNEYMVRDVLFLSIGAVLICTMMWWYTASLFLTFMAIVSVILSLAVAYFVYTFLFELDFFPFMNLLAAVIVVGIGADDVFVYIQVWRCAKLDKDGTTLPKLVMDTLGHAGLSMLVTSLTTAAAFFSSFICPVTAIRCFSLFAGLTVTIHFLFMLSWLPASVLLAEKYFSPVCRQNTGRSVPIFVNSFRSCWRTVSDLGRITFDKILPCIVVKFRYFWIALLGGLAVAAGVVVFHYPKLELPDTKEFQLFSSSHPFERYDMEFKHEFWFERSQRAELLAKLPLRFVWGVAAEDNGNYLDPSSKGSLVLDPTFNMAAPESQEWLSRFCKDIRDQPFFQPTLGPLLPNCFIETFQSWMDRRCEDSFDRRNRTPCCELSTFPYAEDVFNECIVLAVKDLYETPAQFFLPGVAGPRFSKSTQRVDAVVIEYDSNISYSLSYTEMNDFHRQVEQWMDEQLAKAPLGMKGGWFTSDLAFYDVQRSLSEGTVSAIALAMAIALLVLICATGNLWLSFISVVCLTSVVLVSVAVLVLLGWKLNILESVSVSLAVGLSVDFTLHYAVAYRLSAQETDRESSVVFSLSRMSSPIAMAAVTTLSAGAAVLPSSVVAYQQIGTFVVVVMITSWIYSTLFLPSMLRVCGPQNGCSQIRCPSCAHCFRCCCPNSPTHVDKTVYSYGLSESTLSTSSTSCPNPNANISTVHCEAHELEPLTSSHRVKAVRGRPRSGSLVATNDNLSSTSVHSSITLAKNGRKMRKISLPSTALLVADANREPEVVCIETQNSDMWAA; encoded by the exons ATGAACTG TTACGGCCGGATCCTGTCTTCTTATCCAGCTGGGGTAGTCTCAGCCGTGGCTACCTTGTCGATTGCTTGTCTCATCGTCGTCTTCACCCTACATTCCGTTCCAGATTTCTCCGATCCTCAATTG ggtTTCGAGTGTCGAGGGACAGTGTTGTCACGTCGAGCTGTCGCATGGGAAAATCTTTTGCGTGCGAGCCAGAGAGCCGGACCACTCAGTATCAATCCGTTGGAATCGACTGGAACTTCCGCGTCTTCTTCGCTTAAAAGCAACGAGGCTCccagaaaaaagaa TAAGATGAAAGCACAACAGCGGACAAATAGTACTAGCGGCGGATCTATTGCCTCCGTAGAGGCAACTTCGTCGTGGGGAGCTGTCCGAACGCGCAGCAACAGTCTGGAAGACGATGGCCGAGAAACGAACAAAGCCAAAACCAATAAAGTCTGGGAGACGAAACGACAACAACAGAAAGCAAGTCAAGTCCACCCGTTTGAAGTGCTCCGCGGTCACGGAACTTCTAAAGACGCAATAGCCAATCACAGCCATTTTCAATGGGGCGAAACCGTCACTCGCTCACCAGCTCATCCCGTACGAcacaa gCCAATGTGGAGTCAGTTGCAGCAGCTGGGCACTGCCGGATTTTTGCGATCGGACGAAGACGATCGAGAAGAaggcgaagaagaagagactAAAAAACCACAGAATCCGTCACGAAATTCGTTCTATTTCTGCGACCAGCCGCACGGTGAATACGCTCACGTCATTTTCGCTTCAGCTGGTGAACAAAATCGATCCCTGTGGAATGTCGAATCCATTCAATCCATGTGTCGACTCGATGAGCTGATGAGATCTAGCCCACTTTTCCCTACCGTATGTCAACAACCGGCTCACCAGCAATCCGCTCATCATCAATGTTGCCCGTCTTGGACTTTGGGACACTACGTAGCTTTAATGAGAAATCGATCGTCCTGTTCGGATATCGACGCGGCCGATGTTACCATCGTTTTTAACATTCTTGAATCGTGTTCCAGGCATTACCACGGGCTTCAATTGTCACCAAACTGCGACAGCATCGTTCAAGAGG GTTCTAGTTGGCCAAATACTGGTGATTGTGGGGAAGACGTACCGGAAATTTGCACCCGCCACAATGCCGTTTATCACATTTTCCATTATTTGACGGACGCGGAATTTCTGGTTGGCGGCAATCAACACTTGCGCTACGCTGCAGTCTTCCTTCCAGTAGCTCGAAGTACGGCCCTCCTACCCTATTTTGACTGGCTGGACAGTCACGATGAGTTTTGGCCGCTTGCTGACAATTATACGGTAGCCGTGGCGATGGATTTCGGATTGAAAGAATCTCTTTTCAACGAGTACATGGTCCGCGATGTGCTGTTTTTGAGCATTGGGGCCGTCCTGATCTGCACTATGATGTGGTGGTACACGGCGTCCCTATTTCTCACCTTCATGGCGATCGTTTCCGTCATCCTTTCATTGGCAGTCGCCTATTTTGTCTACACCTTCCTGTTTGAGTTGGATTTCTTTCCGTTTATGAATCTCCTAGCGGCAGTGATCGTCGTGGGAATTGGGGCAGATGACGTCTTTGTTTACATTCAG GTCTGGCGCTGCGCGAAGCTGGACAAAGATGGAACAACACTTCCTAAATTGGTGATGGATACGTTAGGTCACGCGGGCCTGTCTATGTTGGTGACATCGCTGACGACAGCAGCggcttttttctcttctttcatCTGTCCAGTGACAGCCATCCGGTGTTTCAGCCTTTTTGCTGGCCTCACAGTCAccatccattttctttttatgttaTCCTGGCTGCCAGCCTCAGTCCTCTTGGCCGAGAAATATTTTTCGCCTGTCTGTCGCCAAAATACTGGTCGATCagttcccatttttgtcaactCATTTCGCAGCTGCTGGCGTACCGTTTCCGACCTGGGACGCATTACATTCGACAAAATATTGCCCTGCATCGTGGTCAAATTTCGCT ATTTTTGGATTGCACTTTTGGGAGGCTTGGCCGTCGCTGCCGGCgttgttgttttccattaCCCGAAATTGGAATTGCCCGACACGAAAGAATTCCAACTGTTTTCTTCCAGCCATCCGTTCGAACG ATATGACATGGAATTCAAGCACGAATTCTGGTTTGAAAGGTCTCAGCGCGCAGAATTGCTGGCCAAACTGCCGTTACGATTTGTGTGGGGAGTAGCAGCGGAAGACAATGGCAATTATTTGGATCCGTCTTCCAAAGGCTCATTGGTTCTGGATCCTACTTTCAATATGGCTGCTCCTGAATCTCAAGAATGGCTTTCGCGATTCTGCAAGGACATCCGAGATCAACCATTTTTCCAGCCAACGCTCGGCCCGCTACTTCCAAATTGTTTCATTGAGACCTTCCAATCTTGGATGGACAGGCGTTGTGAG GATTCATTCGATCGTAGAAATCGGACTCCCTGCTGCGAGCTGTCAACATTTCCCTACGCAGAAGATGTATTCAACGAGTGTATCGTCTTGGCCGTCAAAGATCTTTATGAAACGCCAGCCCAGTTTTTCTTGCCGGGCGTAGCAGGTCCTCGCTTTTCCAAGTCGACACAGCGGGTCGATGCCGTCGTTATCGAATACGACAGCAACATCAGCTACTCTCTTTCGTACACGGAGATGAACGACTTCCATCGCCAAGTGGAGCAATGGATGGACGAGCAGTTGGCCAAGGCTCCACTGGGAATGAAAGGCGGATGGTTCACGAGCGATTTGGCTTTTTACGATGTTCAGCGCAGTTTATCGGAAGGCACCGTCAGTGCCATTGCTCTTGCCATGGCTATTGCCCTGCTGGTTTTGATTTGTGCCACCGGGAACCTGTGGCTGAGTTTCATTTCGGTCGTTTGTCTGACGAGCGTCGTCCTCGTCTCGGTGGCCGTCCTCGTTCTTCTCGGCTGGAAGCTCAACATTCTCGAATCCGTATCCGTTAGCCTCGCTGTTGGGCTGTCGGTTGATTTCACGCTCCACTACGCCGTCGCCTACCGACTGAGCGCGCAGGAGACGGATCGCGAATCGTCTGTAgtcttttctctttcacgAATGAGCAGCCCGATCGCCATGGCAGCCGTGACGACCTTGTCGGCCGGAGCAGCAGTGCTGCCATCCAGCGTCGTGGCCTACCAGCAGATTGGCAccttcgtcgtcgtcgtcatgATCACTTCCTGGATCTATTCGACACTCTTTCTTCCGTCGATGTTGAGAGTCTGCGGACCGCAAAATGGCTGCTCGCAAATCCGCTGCCCTAGTTGCGCGCAttgttttcgttgttgttgccCCAACAGTCCGACGCACGTCGATAAGACGGTCTACAGTTACGGACTGTCGGAATCGACTCTGTCGACCTCCAGTACCTCCTGTCCTAATCCTAATGCCAACATTTCCACTGTCCATTGCGAGGCTCACGAACTGGAACCTCTAACGTCAAGCCATCGAGTCAAAGCCGTTCGTGGAAGACCACGGTCGGGCAGTTTGGTAGCCACAAATGACAATCTGTCGTCGACGTCTGTTCATTCGTCAATCACGCTGGCTAAAAATGGACGTAAAATGAGGAAGATCAGTCTGCCCAGCACGGCCCTGCTCGTGGCAGACGCGAATCGTGAGCCCGAAGTTGTCTGCATAGAAACTCAAAATTCTGACATGTGGGCAGCGtga
- the LOC116936740 gene encoding uncharacterized protein LOC116936740: MCSSSDVVPAPNKRLNNKRSSSPTASESSSNCGRSSHGSLLTVTSPSNSLKSVGLDKISLGSSNKSSFESAGRRVAANHSPVLSLESLQQCDDNDNLVSNNSTPRHNSSRSTNSGGAHFKCRKALGTRQGEVQAIRTKYPSKIPVIVERFDQELSLPHLQKSKFLVPQELSMSQLITVVRNRLRLSSTQAIFLIVNNRSMASLSKTVLEVYREYHDQDGFLYLSYASQEAFGSDRVT, translated from the exons ATGTGTTCATCATCTGACGTTGTTCCGGCACCCAACAAACGcctcaacaacaaaagaagtaGTAGCCCAACGGCGTCAGAGAGTAGCAGCAACTGTGGCAGGAGTAGTCATGGCAGTCTATTGACTGTCACGTCACCCAGCAACAGCCTCAAGTCTGTAGGACTCGACAAAATCTCATTGGGTTCGTCCAACAAGAGTTCCTTCGAGAGCGCCGGGCGTCGTGTTGCTGCCAATCATTCGCCTGTTTTGAGTCTTGAATCACTTCAACAATGCGACGACAATGACAATCTCGTGTCGAATAACAGCACTCCTCGCCATAACAGTAGCCGTTCGACAAACAGCGGTGGCGCTCACTTCAAATGTCGCAAAGCGTTAG GGACGCGACAGGGGGAAGTGCAAGCCATTCGAACAAAATATCCATCTAAGATTCCA GTAATTGTGGAACGATTCGATCAGGAATTATCATTGCCTCACCTTCAAAAGAGCAAATTTCTTGTTCCACAAGAGTTGAGCATGTCTCAGCTGATTACTGTTGTCcg CAACCGACTGAGACTGTCGTCGACACAAGCCATCTTCTTGATTGTTAATAATCGGAGTATGGCATCCCTTTCCAAGACGGTGCTGGAAGTCTATCGCGAATATCACGATCAAGATGGATTTCTTTACCTATCCTATGCGTCACAAGAGGCTTTTGGCTCCGATCGGGTTACGTGA
- the LOC116917802 gene encoding uncharacterized protein LOC116917802 isoform X1, producing the protein MIEMASNIDTSFCSRAPVSLGRPAAASNIPETCEIVEVSEIRDLLEYNPPQPFSTSAVLNYCQRKMILPYTRLLGLLGLRPLLGDFNDQTLALSAINKIHLFFVTCFLIFGYVMQLFTCYRRDTGFSYVKSSGIDNLIQNHHQHLTKLKETTETVCDGSLFLCYILPPLLHLCAFIQTIYLLRITDNEHLQTLFEKVFLLTSRARGAKTQRVLLRRLRIHVILSVIWLLWSLVAQIFLVCTSTIKMVSFLPQMSYVVHNSLMGIMIASTLCQDVVHCLVVSNYCIECQLLMSYVSSISERVVEKSLSLEVAMKEMLEFEKFLLYLNENVSPAIGLLLLLSTTRTIVTTLTVIHPGFLYYTIDAHSFIVIMLLIQWASVSIAPLVSAAYVTASSRNVRTMGMKIRVRPFGFQDVPAQKLDSFMTFMACHKGVAKLCFVPISAGSLGAVVAIAALIFLISANVS; encoded by the exons ATGATTGAAATGGCGTCGAATATTGATACATCTTTTTGCAGTCGCGCACCAGTTTCTCTAGGTAGACCTGCCGCGGCTAGTAATATTCCAGAAACTTGCGAGATAGTAGAAGTGTCCGAA ATTCGTGATTTATTGGAATACAATCCACCACAGCCTTTTAGTACTTCTGCAGTTCTGAATTATTGTCAACGTAAAATGATCCTGCCCTACACTCGTCTCCTAGGACTCCTTGGTCTCAGGCCATTGTTGGGAGACTTTAATGACCAAACGCTTGCGCTAAGTGCAATCAATAAAATCCATCTCTTCTTTGTTACCTGCTTCCTTATTTTTGGCTATGTAATGCAACTCTTCACATGTTACAG AAGGGACACAGGTTTCTCTTATGTCAAAAGTTCTGGTATTGATAATCTAATCCAAAATCACCATCAACATTTGACTAAGTTGAAAGAAACTACTGAAACTGTTTGTGATGGAAGCCTTTTCCTTTGCTACATTTTACCTCCATTACTCCACCTTTGTGCCTTCATTCAGACAATATATTTATTGCGAATTACAGATAATGAACATCTGCAAACACTCTTTGAGAAG GTTTTTTTACTGACATCACGAGCACGAGGAGCAAAGACTCAACGGGTTCTTCTACGAAGACTTCGCATTCATGTTATTCTCTCTGTGATTTGGTTACTATGGTCGCTAGTTGCTCAAATTTTCCTTGTGTGTACCAGCACCATAAAAATGGTCTCATTTCTTCCTCAAAT GAGCTATGTTGTCCACAATTCATTGATGGGGATAATGATTGCCTCCACTCTTTGCCAGGATGTTGTTCATTGTTTAGTCGTCAGCAACTACTGCATCGAGTGTCAGTTACTCATGTCTTATGTGAGTTCTATTAGCGAACGCGTTGTTGAAAAATCGCTGTCCTTGGAAGTTGCCATGAAA GAAATGCTGGAATTCGAGAAGTTCCTGTTGTACTTGAATGAAAATGTTTCTCCTGCCATCGGTTTGCTGTTGCTTCTCTCAACGACCCGGACAATAGTGACGACCCTAACAGTCATTCATCCAGGATTTTTGTACTACACCATCGATGCACACTCGTTTATAGTGATTATGTTGTTAATTCAGTGGGCTTCTGTTTCCATAGCACCGCTTGTTTCC GCTGCGTATGTTACTGCCTCAAGTCGAAACGTCCGTACAATGGGAATGAAAATACGAGTCCGTCCGTTCGGCTTTCAGGATGTTCCCGCCCAGAAGTTGGATTCGTTCATGACATTTATGGCATGTCACAAAGGTGTTGCTAAGCTGTGCTTTGTTCCTATCAGTGCTGGATCGCTAGGAGCAGTCGTGGCTATTGCTGCCCTAATCTTTCTAATCAGTGCTAACGTATCGTAA
- the LOC116917802 gene encoding uncharacterized protein LOC116917802 isoform X2, producing the protein MILPYTRLLGLLGLRPLLGDFNDQTLALSAINKIHLFFVTCFLIFGYVMQLFTCYRRDTGFSYVKSSGIDNLIQNHHQHLTKLKETTETVCDGSLFLCYILPPLLHLCAFIQTIYLLRITDNEHLQTLFEKVFLLTSRARGAKTQRVLLRRLRIHVILSVIWLLWSLVAQIFLVCTSTIKMVSFLPQMSYVVHNSLMGIMIASTLCQDVVHCLVVSNYCIECQLLMSYVSSISERVVEKSLSLEVAMKEMLEFEKFLLYLNENVSPAIGLLLLLSTTRTIVTTLTVIHPGFLYYTIDAHSFIVIMLLIQWASVSIAPLVSAAYVTASSRNVRTMGMKIRVRPFGFQDVPAQKLDSFMTFMACHKGVAKLCFVPISAGSLGAVVAIAALIFLISANVS; encoded by the exons ATGATCCTGCCCTACACTCGTCTCCTAGGACTCCTTGGTCTCAGGCCATTGTTGGGAGACTTTAATGACCAAACGCTTGCGCTAAGTGCAATCAATAAAATCCATCTCTTCTTTGTTACCTGCTTCCTTATTTTTGGCTATGTAATGCAACTCTTCACATGTTACAG AAGGGACACAGGTTTCTCTTATGTCAAAAGTTCTGGTATTGATAATCTAATCCAAAATCACCATCAACATTTGACTAAGTTGAAAGAAACTACTGAAACTGTTTGTGATGGAAGCCTTTTCCTTTGCTACATTTTACCTCCATTACTCCACCTTTGTGCCTTCATTCAGACAATATATTTATTGCGAATTACAGATAATGAACATCTGCAAACACTCTTTGAGAAG GTTTTTTTACTGACATCACGAGCACGAGGAGCAAAGACTCAACGGGTTCTTCTACGAAGACTTCGCATTCATGTTATTCTCTCTGTGATTTGGTTACTATGGTCGCTAGTTGCTCAAATTTTCCTTGTGTGTACCAGCACCATAAAAATGGTCTCATTTCTTCCTCAAAT GAGCTATGTTGTCCACAATTCATTGATGGGGATAATGATTGCCTCCACTCTTTGCCAGGATGTTGTTCATTGTTTAGTCGTCAGCAACTACTGCATCGAGTGTCAGTTACTCATGTCTTATGTGAGTTCTATTAGCGAACGCGTTGTTGAAAAATCGCTGTCCTTGGAAGTTGCCATGAAA GAAATGCTGGAATTCGAGAAGTTCCTGTTGTACTTGAATGAAAATGTTTCTCCTGCCATCGGTTTGCTGTTGCTTCTCTCAACGACCCGGACAATAGTGACGACCCTAACAGTCATTCATCCAGGATTTTTGTACTACACCATCGATGCACACTCGTTTATAGTGATTATGTTGTTAATTCAGTGGGCTTCTGTTTCCATAGCACCGCTTGTTTCC GCTGCGTATGTTACTGCCTCAAGTCGAAACGTCCGTACAATGGGAATGAAAATACGAGTCCGTCCGTTCGGCTTTCAGGATGTTCCCGCCCAGAAGTTGGATTCGTTCATGACATTTATGGCATGTCACAAAGGTGTTGCTAAGCTGTGCTTTGTTCCTATCAGTGCTGGATCGCTAGGAGCAGTCGTGGCTATTGCTGCCCTAATCTTTCTAATCAGTGCTAACGTATCGTAA
- the LOC116917801 gene encoding serine/threonine-protein kinase RIO1, with translation MAVHVDSYSSSPVEGQFSDVEDEKESVVAEGIQQLQIGAKVEVPSLSDNEDYSDDSDLSDEQFYDWQYDQGPQIRVQGAHPNQQMSSNKVVSFQPREKLFKKYSQKINVDDFKMPTLPDDDKVRLRDKADRATAEQVMDPRTRMILFKLMNRGFITQINGCISTGKEANVYHATGKDDTHFALKIYKTSILVFKDRDKYVTGEFRFRHGYCKHNPRKMVRTWAEKELRNLLRLETAGLPCPKPILLRSHVLLMSFIGDGGWPAPRLKEVELSESKARELYRDTIILMRRMFHECRLVHADLSEFNMLYHEGKAYIIDVSQSVEHDHPHALEFLRKDCTNITDFFKRNGVCVMTVKELFDFVVDLTINESNIEDYLDRMASLSAERNFHGELTAEDLVKEEVFKQTYIPQRLDEVMFFERDIKQIKSGEKTELVYTTVTGIKSDLSGPQQVPEILDNSVAVDTSDDESTDDSNADVEKKQFVSSGRPRDESPNSRRERKKAVKAEQSEKRKTKVKKHVKKRKEKIATTKK, from the exons ATGGCTGTCCACGTGGATTCTTACAGCTCTTCCCCAGTTGAAGGACAATTCAGCGACGTCGAAGATGAAAA AGAATCAGTTGTTGCTGAAGGTATTCAACAACTACAGATAGGGGCGAAGGTTGAGGTACCATCCCTTAGCGACAACGAAGACTATTCTGACGATTCAGATTTGAGTGACGAACAATTTTATGACTGGCAATATG ATCAGGGACCTCAAATTAGAGTACAGGGAGCTCATCCGAACCAGCAAATGAGTTCAAATAAAGTGGTTTCCTTCCAGCCTAGAGAAAAACTATTCAAGAAATATTCTCAAAAGATAAATGTGGATGACTTCAAAATGCCTACTTTACCAGATGATGACAAGGTTCGTCTGCGAGACAAAGCTGATAGAGCTACAGCTGAACAGGTTATGGATCCACGCACAAGAATGATTCTGTTCAAACTGATGAACCGAGGATTTATCACCCAAATCAATGGGTGTATCTCAACTGGAAAGGAAGCCAATGTGTACCATGCAACAGGGAAAGATGACACTCATTTTGCACTAAAAATTTACAAGACATCcattcttgtattcaaggaCAGAGATAAATATGTGACTGGAGAGTTCAG GTTTCGGCATGGTTATTGCAAGCACAATCCACGAAAAATGGTTCGGACTTGGGCTGAAAAAGAACTAAGAAATTTGCTGAGACTCGAAACAGCTGGGTTGCCATGTCCAAAACCAATATTGCTAAGGAGTCACGTGTTGTTAATGAGTTTTATTGGCGATGGGGGATGGCCTGCCCCTCGGCTAAAG GAAGTTGAACTGAGTGAATCGAAAGCACGCGAATTGTATCGGGACACTATAATTTTGATGCGGCGAATGTTTCATGAATGCAGGCTAGTTCATGCGGACCTCAGCGAATTTAATATGct ATATCATGAAGGAAAGGCATACATAATTGACGTGTCCCAGTCAGTGGAGCATGACCATCCTCATGCGCTGGAGTTTCTACGTAAGGATTGCACTAACATAACTGactttttcaaaagaaacggAGTGTGCGTTATGACAGTGAAAGAgctatttgattttgttgttgatttgacTATCAATGAAAGCAATATTGAG GATTACTTGGACAGAATGGCGTCGCTTTCTGCTGAAAGAAATTTCCATGGAGAGTTGACGGCAGAAGACTTGGTGAAAGAAGAAGTCTTTAAACAAACCTATATTCCCCAACGATTGGATGAA GTTATGTTCTTCGAACGGGATATTAAACAAATAAAGTCGGGAGAGAAAACAGAATTAGTTTATACAACCGTAACTGGAATCAAGTCAGACTTGTCAGGCCCTCAGCAAGTTCCAGAAATTTTAGACAATTCCGTTGCAGTCGATACCAGCGATGATGAGTCGACTGATGATTCCAATGCTGATGTTGAGAAGAAACAGTTCGTGAGTAGCGGACGACCACGCGACGAATCTCCGAACAGCCGAAGG gaaaggaaaaaagcaGTGAAGGCCGAACAATCagaaaaacggaaaacaaaagtaaagaagcacgtgaagaaaagaaaggaaaaaattgcGACCACAAAAAAGTGA